Proteins encoded in a region of the Deltaproteobacteria bacterium genome:
- a CDS encoding LamG domain-containing protein, which produces MGAPPKRRWPVAGALLVGVLLLTSCRLLARYAPTDGPTDGSAAGETGARDGQTAEARAGGDGLGTERGVLGGDGAATDAARPSDGRPPTDGRAPDAMRPPDQRAPDGGGVASLCSDPSLLLHLDFFPPWGGTVTQVLRDKHDGDLPIAPIATITTDKDGKPAPSVRVTTTHDGWTYGGSNLGPREGTAALWVRPDYDPQNPGSTYSSGEFLELLSGSLTIGGSTYLLALRHRPDLAQVRAELHDLSKGQLLVAAGVPHTALVRGSWTHFAAVWNTPKATVMLYVNGRLQGSAGSATLPTGTPVSNLLRVGGRGQTQIASLSFQGAIDAVLSFSRVLTDAELKTLATESCPLMTAIPFP; this is translated from the coding sequence ATGGGCGCCCCGCCGAAGCGCCGCTGGCCGGTGGCCGGCGCCCTTCTCGTCGGGGTGCTGCTGCTGACGAGTTGCCGCTTGCTCGCTCGTTACGCGCCGACCGACGGCCCGACCGATGGAAGCGCCGCGGGCGAGACGGGCGCGAGAGACGGTCAGACCGCCGAAGCGCGCGCCGGAGGCGATGGCCTGGGCACGGAGCGCGGAGTCCTGGGCGGCGACGGCGCGGCGACCGACGCAGCCCGTCCTTCGGATGGGCGTCCCCCGACCGATGGTCGCGCGCCCGACGCGATGCGCCCGCCGGATCAGCGCGCCCCGGATGGGGGCGGCGTCGCCAGCCTCTGCAGCGATCCGTCGCTGCTCCTGCACCTGGATTTCTTTCCGCCCTGGGGCGGGACCGTGACCCAGGTGCTTCGTGACAAGCACGACGGCGACCTTCCCATCGCCCCCATCGCCACTATTACCACCGACAAGGACGGCAAGCCGGCGCCGAGCGTCCGCGTCACCACGACCCACGACGGCTGGACCTACGGCGGAAGTAACCTGGGACCACGCGAGGGAACCGCCGCTCTCTGGGTTCGCCCGGACTACGACCCGCAGAACCCGGGTTCGACGTACAGCTCGGGCGAGTTCCTCGAGCTACTGTCGGGCAGCCTCACCATTGGTGGCTCGACCTATCTGCTCGCCCTTCGCCACCGTCCGGATCTGGCTCAGGTCCGAGCCGAGCTACACGACCTGTCGAAGGGCCAACTCCTTGTCGCGGCCGGCGTGCCTCACACCGCGCTCGTGCGTGGAAGCTGGACCCACTTCGCGGCTGTCTGGAACACGCCTAAAGCCACCGTGATGCTGTACGTGAACGGACGGCTGCAGGGCTCCGCTGGTTCCGCGACCCTTCCGACGGGGACCCCGGTGAGCAACCTTCTGCGCGTCGGCGGACGAGGCCAGACCCAGATCGCGAGCCTCTCGTTTCAGGGGGCCATCGATGCCGTGCTGAGCTTCTCGCGCGTCCTCACCGACGCCGAGCTCAAGACGCTGGCGACCGAGAGCTGCCCGCTGATGACCGCGATCCCCTTTCCCTGA
- a CDS encoding thrombospondin type 3 repeat-containing protein, with the protein MSPVSFNTALQRVQGLSDYVDRFQTYVFFMNFKHTSGATVPPDQTQDCPLAYHFELSYQSRQIMNIKGIGRPYNPLPEGNQLHAIINMWGLWDWTDKEMTDPTEVQPLNILTHETEHDVCCYINYISDGKVYDDLIGQQGAHWSLYLNTFGELMYGCNWREEGNGTFYAVPPVRGTRPLDLYLWGLIPPEQVPPIFRVDTSDRNCTLKPSTLEGLTKDCAELEIGGGLKCKDDLEACLKKFDVCLDPPYYRTLAGGCAPYTGSEVQSPAYITAKGKKKPVTIQNIINGNGDRFPDWTESYKTNTQLFVLLVGKEGLKQESLDRLNTYRRAFSRHLYKATGHRLRNKNTWDSTVDHALWEWGGAPQWKDDIELEGWRGAELKQPLALENGELVLPLKGAASGMSAENVRLNGKHFDALQVVMTVPSLKDDKTGGPRLLHGKWVLEHAAGKQEVRFPIAADGLKHNVTVPVPAKTIKAGACTDCVALCKNEGKPGEGWYDSCSGALVKAGACKTKEGLTACGPYCAGQGTASEGWRDSCATELDKVYTKLTLVPVDDPAAASLGGPVRVDRVDFFRVADEVTDEKKKKDGEKDYDGDGLVNAFDNCPKQANPLQTDSNIDGEGDACGDFDSDGVVNARDNCPSVVNSLQQDEDKDGLGNACDPDYTSGCSLGGAGAAGGWMLLVLALLALAFRRAR; encoded by the coding sequence ATGTCGCCGGTGAGCTTCAACACCGCCCTCCAGCGCGTGCAAGGCCTCTCGGACTACGTCGATCGCTTTCAGACCTACGTCTTCTTCATGAACTTCAAGCACACCTCGGGGGCCACGGTTCCTCCCGACCAGACCCAGGACTGCCCCCTCGCCTATCACTTCGAGCTTTCCTATCAAAGTCGCCAGATCATGAATATCAAGGGCATCGGGCGGCCGTACAACCCGCTCCCCGAGGGGAATCAGCTCCACGCGATCATCAATATGTGGGGGCTCTGGGACTGGACGGACAAGGAGATGACCGATCCGACGGAGGTGCAGCCCCTCAACATCCTGACCCACGAGACGGAGCACGACGTCTGCTGCTACATCAACTACATCTCCGACGGGAAGGTCTACGACGACCTGATCGGCCAGCAGGGCGCGCACTGGAGCCTGTACCTCAACACCTTCGGCGAGCTGATGTACGGCTGCAACTGGCGCGAAGAGGGTAACGGCACCTTCTACGCCGTGCCGCCGGTGCGGGGCACACGCCCGCTCGACCTCTACCTGTGGGGGCTCATCCCCCCCGAGCAGGTGCCGCCCATCTTTCGCGTGGACACCTCGGACCGCAACTGCACGCTCAAGCCCAGCACGCTCGAGGGGCTGACGAAGGACTGCGCCGAGCTGGAGATCGGGGGCGGCCTGAAGTGCAAGGACGACCTGGAGGCCTGTCTGAAGAAGTTCGACGTCTGCCTCGACCCGCCGTACTACCGCACCCTCGCCGGAGGGTGCGCCCCGTACACCGGATCGGAGGTCCAGTCGCCGGCGTACATCACGGCCAAGGGGAAGAAGAAGCCCGTCACGATCCAGAACATCATCAACGGCAACGGAGACCGCTTCCCCGACTGGACCGAGTCGTACAAGACCAACACCCAGCTCTTCGTGCTGCTGGTCGGCAAGGAGGGGCTGAAGCAGGAGAGCCTCGACCGGCTGAACACCTACCGTCGCGCCTTCTCCCGGCACCTCTACAAGGCCACCGGGCATCGCCTGCGCAACAAGAACACGTGGGACTCGACCGTGGACCACGCGCTCTGGGAGTGGGGCGGCGCGCCGCAGTGGAAGGACGACATCGAGCTCGAGGGCTGGCGGGGCGCAGAGCTCAAGCAGCCTCTCGCTCTCGAGAACGGCGAGCTGGTCTTGCCGCTCAAGGGAGCCGCCTCGGGGATGAGCGCGGAGAACGTGCGCCTGAACGGAAAGCACTTCGACGCGCTCCAGGTCGTGATGACGGTCCCGTCTCTCAAGGACGACAAGACCGGCGGGCCGCGACTGCTCCACGGGAAGTGGGTCCTCGAGCACGCCGCGGGCAAGCAGGAGGTGCGCTTCCCCATCGCCGCCGACGGGCTGAAGCACAACGTGACGGTCCCCGTCCCCGCGAAGACGATCAAGGCCGGCGCCTGCACGGACTGCGTGGCCCTGTGCAAGAACGAGGGGAAGCCCGGCGAGGGCTGGTACGACAGCTGCTCGGGCGCGCTGGTCAAGGCGGGCGCGTGCAAGACCAAGGAGGGGCTCACCGCGTGCGGGCCGTACTGCGCCGGCCAGGGCACCGCGAGCGAAGGGTGGCGCGATTCGTGCGCGACGGAGCTCGACAAGGTCTACACGAAGCTCACCCTCGTTCCCGTGGACGACCCGGCCGCGGCCTCGCTCGGCGGCCCGGTGCGGGTGGATCGCGTCGATTTCTTCCGCGTGGCCGACGAGGTCACCGACGAGAAGAAGAAGAAGGACGGCGAGAAGGACTACGACGGAGACGGGCTGGTCAACGCCTTCGACAACTGCCCGAAGCAGGCGAACCCGCTGCAGACCGACTCGAACATCGACGGCGAAGGGGATGCCTGCGGGGACTTCGACTCCGACGGCGTGGTGAACGCCCGCGACAACTGCCCGTCGGTGGTGAACTCGCTCCAGCAGGACGAGGACAAGGACGGCCTGGGCAACGCCTGCGACCCGGACTACACGAGCGGGTGCAGCCTCGGGGGTGCCGGTGCCGCGGGGGGCTGGATGCTGCTCGTCCTCGCCCTCCTCGCCCTCGCCTTCCGCCGCGCGCGCTAA
- a CDS encoding M23 family metallopeptidase: MGLRPLGIVACFGLAVGVVALSARPARALPAGFELRAPFPCGTVYRLYCGYSGIGPSGSSCSGFHSGPDVYAIDLNYSFVADVGGDYNQAPKGLGKPVTAAADGVVAFAGLTNGGYGYAVLLRHETSDRVYTTLYAHLQSTAVSQGARVKTGDTIGALGQSGGQSIAHLHFVLRKGGDTFSGTALQPEPLSGATGLKAGQRLTVGCVAPPPPDAGVTLPRDRGVSPPPADAMPLARDARPLADLGGKAPAGDGDDRTQLDPLTTRLYGGCSAGAEGTLPLSIPLLLLALLWSTVSRRRRRV, from the coding sequence TTGGGCCTGCGCCCCCTTGGGATCGTCGCGTGCTTCGGGCTCGCCGTCGGCGTCGTCGCGCTGTCGGCCCGACCGGCCCGCGCGCTCCCGGCCGGCTTCGAGCTTCGCGCCCCCTTCCCCTGCGGGACGGTCTATCGCCTCTACTGCGGCTATAGCGGCATAGGCCCGAGCGGGTCGAGCTGCTCGGGCTTCCACTCGGGCCCCGACGTCTACGCCATAGACCTCAACTACTCCTTCGTCGCCGACGTGGGCGGCGACTACAACCAGGCGCCGAAGGGCCTCGGCAAGCCGGTGACCGCGGCCGCCGACGGAGTCGTGGCCTTCGCGGGTCTGACGAACGGCGGCTACGGCTATGCCGTCCTGCTGCGCCACGAGACCAGCGACAGGGTCTACACCACGCTCTATGCGCACCTGCAGAGCACGGCGGTGAGCCAGGGGGCGCGCGTGAAGACAGGAGATACGATCGGCGCGCTCGGCCAGTCCGGCGGGCAGAGCATCGCCCACCTCCACTTCGTCCTGCGCAAAGGGGGGGACACCTTCTCGGGCACGGCGCTCCAGCCCGAGCCCCTGAGCGGCGCGACCGGGCTGAAAGCGGGCCAGCGCCTGACGGTGGGCTGCGTCGCCCCGCCGCCGCCCGATGCCGGCGTCACGCTGCCTCGCGATCGGGGAGTCTCTCCACCTCCGGCCGACGCGATGCCCCTGGCGCGCGACGCCCGACCGCTCGCGGACCTCGGCGGGAAGGCTCCCGCGGGGGACGGCGACGATCGAACGCAGCTCGATCCGCTCACGACCCGGCTCTACGGCGGCTGCTCGGCGGGGGCCGAGGGGACGCTCCCGCTCTCGATTCCTCTGCTCCTGCTGGCACTCCTCTGGTCGACCGTGTCTCGCCGGCGCCGGCGCGTGTAG
- a CDS encoding MBL fold metallo-hydrolase, whose amino-acid sequence MAKDRYDDAVAVTHEISWVGFYEEETKLHCNPYVLLDEEEAVFIDPGSIPDFPVIMRKVIEVVRPAEISLIVASHQDPDVCGNLPVVEDVIDRPDLRIAAHMNTVRLIRHYGLRSELYPVDRNNYTLTLKSGRRLDFFWTPFLHSPGAIMTFDGTSGTLFTSDLFGGLSEEWALFAKGDFLTPMAAFHRLYMPTRELLARCMDQVAELPVQRICPQHGSILQGSQVKEAIAFLKALPCAMDAT is encoded by the coding sequence ATGGCCAAGGATCGCTACGACGACGCGGTGGCGGTGACGCACGAGATCTCGTGGGTCGGCTTCTACGAAGAGGAGACCAAGCTCCACTGCAATCCGTACGTGCTCCTCGACGAGGAAGAGGCGGTGTTCATCGACCCGGGGTCGATCCCCGACTTCCCGGTGATCATGCGCAAGGTGATCGAGGTCGTGCGCCCCGCCGAGATCAGCCTGATCGTCGCCTCGCACCAGGACCCGGACGTCTGCGGCAACCTGCCCGTGGTCGAGGACGTGATCGACCGCCCCGACCTGCGCATCGCCGCGCACATGAACACCGTCCGGCTCATCCGGCACTACGGGCTGCGCTCGGAGCTCTATCCCGTGGACCGGAACAACTACACGCTGACGCTGAAGAGCGGTCGGCGCCTGGACTTCTTCTGGACGCCGTTTCTGCACTCCCCGGGGGCGATCATGACCTTCGACGGCACCTCGGGGACGCTCTTCACGAGCGACCTCTTCGGCGGGCTCTCCGAGGAGTGGGCGCTCTTCGCCAAGGGGGACTTCCTGACCCCCATGGCGGCCTTTCACCGGCTCTACATGCCGACGCGGGAGCTGCTCGCCCGCTGCATGGACCAGGTGGCCGAGCTGCCGGTGCAGCGCATCTGTCCCCAGCACGGCTCGATCTTGCAGGGCTCGCAGGTGAAGGAGGCGATCGCCTTCCTGAAAGCCCTGCCCTGCGCCATGGATGCGACCTAG
- a CDS encoding response regulator → MRDDIRKAGIRHVDDVQATNRELLERALHMRCVSYLAQEKAKLLTLTIGELDRSRRAATGRASALRVERDDLTREKDAAEVRNLMLEELHRTLEDRVRERTAALEASNRELVREIQERKRAEEERERLWAQLLHAQKMEVLGQLAAGVAHDFNNLLGVIGGFAELALGRLDPESFVAEDLGAIREATQRAVLLSRQLLAFSRKQPAELCAVSLVRVVEGLGKLLRRTLGDEITLELALEGAEGLNVRGDSAQLELLLLNLAVNARDAMPRGGRLTIRVRRGPEEGAPGPEGEGGDVAIVEVTDTGEGIDPELHERIFEPFFTTKGPAHGTGLGLATVREVAVQHGGSVTVRSAPGKGTTFLVRLPLTAEVAEERQVVRPAVLPRGRECVLVVDDEHAIRRLIRETLAPLGYDVLEAGRADEALALLRGGERTVDLLLTDFFMPEVNGLELAQIASQLKPRLRVVLMTARGSEAISAALERGGGLGYVSKPFSPAHLAIYVRRILDRAA, encoded by the coding sequence ATGCGCGACGACATCCGCAAGGCTGGCATCCGGCACGTGGACGACGTGCAGGCCACGAACCGGGAGCTCCTCGAGCGGGCGCTCCACATGCGCTGCGTGAGCTACCTCGCGCAGGAGAAGGCCAAGCTTCTGACGCTGACGATCGGCGAGCTGGACCGGAGCCGCCGGGCCGCGACGGGCAGGGCCTCCGCGTTGCGGGTGGAGCGAGACGACCTCACGCGCGAGAAGGACGCGGCCGAGGTGCGCAACCTGATGCTCGAGGAGCTGCACCGGACGCTCGAGGACCGCGTTCGAGAGCGCACCGCGGCGCTCGAGGCATCCAACCGCGAGCTCGTGCGCGAGATCCAGGAGCGCAAGCGGGCCGAGGAGGAGCGGGAGCGGCTCTGGGCGCAGCTGCTGCACGCGCAGAAGATGGAGGTCCTCGGGCAGCTCGCGGCAGGGGTGGCGCACGACTTCAATAACCTCCTCGGCGTGATCGGCGGCTTTGCCGAGCTGGCGCTCGGACGCCTCGACCCCGAGAGCTTCGTGGCGGAGGACCTGGGGGCGATCCGCGAGGCGACCCAGCGCGCGGTGCTGCTCTCGCGGCAGCTCTTGGCCTTCTCGCGCAAGCAGCCGGCCGAGCTGTGCGCGGTGAGCCTCGTGCGAGTCGTCGAGGGCCTGGGCAAGCTCCTCCGGCGCACCCTCGGGGACGAGATCACGCTCGAGCTCGCGCTCGAGGGAGCGGAGGGGCTCAACGTGCGCGGCGACAGCGCGCAGCTCGAGCTGCTGCTGCTGAACCTGGCCGTGAACGCCAGGGACGCCATGCCGCGCGGGGGACGGCTCACGATCCGGGTGCGGCGCGGCCCCGAGGAGGGGGCGCCGGGTCCCGAGGGGGAGGGTGGCGACGTCGCCATCGTCGAGGTGACCGACACTGGAGAGGGGATCGACCCCGAGCTGCACGAGAGGATCTTCGAGCCCTTCTTCACGACGAAGGGGCCGGCGCATGGCACGGGGCTGGGGCTCGCGACCGTGCGCGAGGTGGCGGTGCAGCACGGCGGCAGCGTGACCGTGCGGAGCGCGCCGGGGAAGGGCACGACGTTCCTGGTGCGGCTTCCGCTCACCGCGGAGGTCGCGGAGGAGCGGCAGGTCGTGCGGCCGGCGGTCCTTCCGCGCGGCCGGGAGTGCGTGCTGGTGGTGGACGACGAGCACGCGATCCGAAGGCTGATCCGGGAAACGCTCGCGCCTCTCGGGTACGACGTGCTGGAGGCCGGTCGCGCCGACGAGGCGCTGGCGCTCCTCCGGGGCGGAGAGCGCACCGTGGACCTCCTGCTGACGGACTTCTTCATGCCGGAGGTGAACGGCCTCGAGCTGGCCCAGATCGCCTCGCAGCTCAAGCCCCGGCTGCGCGTGGTGCTGATGACGGCGCGGGGGAGCGAGGCGATCTCGGCGGCTCTCGAGCGGGGCGGAGGCCTCGGTTACGTGTCGAAGCCCTTCTCGCCGGCGCACCTCGCGATCTACGTGCGACGGATCCTCGATCGCGCCGCGTGA